A portion of the Corynebacterium occultum genome contains these proteins:
- a CDS encoding type 1 glutamine amidotransferase, producing the protein MTELNIGLILPDVLGTYGDDGNALVLRQRARMRGISAEIQTVKLNEPVPSSLDVYCIGGGEDTAQILAAEHLIKDQGLVRAARAGRPILAICAGLQILGDSFRAGGRVVDGVGLIDATTVSLDTRAIGESQSVPTGAGITAELTEPLSGFENHMGSTLLGGDAQPLGKVTRGMGNCDTYNAADIAGDYKQKDAEGAVQGSVIATYMHGPVLARNPQLADLLLAQAMGIKLAELEPLEIESVARLRKERVK; encoded by the coding sequence ATGACTGAGCTGAACATCGGACTGATCCTCCCCGACGTGCTGGGCACCTATGGGGATGATGGCAACGCCCTGGTGCTGCGCCAACGCGCCCGGATGCGCGGCATCTCCGCTGAGATCCAGACCGTGAAACTCAATGAACCGGTCCCCTCCTCCCTCGATGTCTACTGCATCGGCGGTGGCGAGGACACCGCCCAGATCCTGGCTGCGGAACACCTGATCAAGGACCAGGGTCTGGTCCGCGCCGCCCGGGCGGGCCGACCCATCCTCGCAATCTGCGCCGGCCTGCAGATCCTCGGTGATTCTTTCCGGGCTGGGGGACGTGTGGTCGACGGGGTGGGTCTCATCGACGCCACCACCGTCTCCCTGGATACCCGAGCCATCGGCGAATCCCAGTCCGTCCCCACCGGGGCCGGTATCACCGCCGAACTTACTGAACCCCTGAGCGGTTTCGAGAACCACATGGGTTCCACCCTGCTCGGTGGGGATGCCCAACCCCTGGGCAAGGTCACCCGCGGCATGGGTAACTGCGACACCTACAATGCCGCCGATATCGCCGGTGACTATAAGCAGAAGGATGCCGAAGGGGCGGTGCAGGGCAGTGTGATCGCCACCTATATGCACGGGCCGGTACTGGCACGGAACCCCCAGTTGGCGGACCTGTTGCTCGCCCAGGCGATGGGCATCAAACTGGCTGAACTTGAACCGTTGGAGATTGAGTCGGTGGCCCGGCTTCGTAAGGAGCGCGTGAAGTAG
- a CDS encoding recombination mediator RecR produces the protein MFEGPLQDLIDELSRLPGVGPKSAQRIAFHLMKVEPADINRLVDALGALRDGVAFCRICGNISRDELCRVCADSGRDRGTICVVEEPKDIQVIERTGEYHGRYHVLGGALDPLANVGPKDLNITSLLQRIGGVLPDRELADSTPEKPLHDETPEIREVILATDPNTEGEATASYLGRLLKDFPDLVVSRLASGMPLGGDLEFVDELTLSRALSGRLKI, from the coding sequence GTGTTTGAAGGACCACTGCAGGACCTCATCGATGAGCTTTCCCGCCTCCCCGGCGTCGGCCCGAAGAGCGCGCAACGCATCGCCTTCCACCTGATGAAGGTGGAACCGGCCGATATCAACCGCCTGGTCGATGCCCTCGGCGCCCTCCGTGACGGCGTCGCTTTCTGCCGTATCTGCGGCAATATCTCCCGGGATGAACTCTGCCGGGTGTGCGCTGACTCCGGCCGGGATCGCGGCACCATCTGCGTGGTCGAGGAACCCAAGGACATCCAGGTCATCGAGCGGACCGGGGAGTACCACGGCCGCTATCACGTCCTGGGCGGTGCGCTGGATCCCCTGGCCAATGTAGGGCCGAAGGACCTGAACATCACCTCCCTGCTGCAACGCATCGGAGGGGTGCTGCCCGACCGGGAGCTCGCCGACTCCACCCCGGAGAAACCGCTCCATGATGAGACCCCGGAGATCCGCGAGGTGATCCTGGCGACTGATCCCAACACTGAGGGGGAGGCCACCGCCTCCTACCTGGGCCGGTTGCTCAAGGACTTCCCCGACCTGGTGGTCTCCCGCCTGGCTTCCGGGATGCCCCTGGGTGGGGACCTCGAATTCGTCGATGAGCTCACCCTCTCCCGGGCGCTCAGCGGCCGATTGAAGATTTAA
- a CDS encoding DNA polymerase III subunit gamma and tau, with amino-acid sequence MALYRKYRPASFAEVVGQEQVTGPLSVALDTGRINHAYLFSGPRGCGKTSSARILARSLNCAEGPTSRPCGVCNSCVSLAPGGSGNLDVTELDAASHNGVEDMRELRDKAHYAPAESRYRVFIIDEAHMITPQGFNAMLKIVEEPPEHLIFIFATTEPEKVIGTIRSRTHHYPFRLLTPGDMRGLLQRTVESEGVHVQDEVYPLVIEAGGGSPRDSLSILDQLVAGSGPDGVSYDEALGLLGVTDLSLIDATIDCLAVDDKAGLFQVVDDVIEAGHEPRRFVTDLLNRLRDLMVLRAVPEAIEMGLVTAPTARAEILQEEATRFSDAQLAHLATQVNARISDMKGATSPRLLLEILIAHLLLPAAPVAAPGAAVAPVGPGVANGQGTTYERPSVRRAREAAERAAREASTTQNVTTPAAPQPVPQEQPQPVPQPLAQQPEKQPTQQQPAQQEPAPQPAQQPPAPQEAPRTVTPAAVPEDVVEAVRTEWARLRVEVGKRNKVAEIMLTEAHVLGLKEDTLVLGHNTGALAGRLNEASKNEVIVAVLRDEMGLNLKVHCVVGTNPEAMGFAPPAAVKKAWNPNETQAVGSAGQPPQASRLREPADSAEEPAQPTPTPEPTPTPQHPTSGAVWGAPAPIGGAPQAPKNPPTQQATPAPQPQQSAPTWGSPAPLGGPPAPVPPEAPEPAPEVVPQPEEPRLRRWEQAAARGQATMAQRDQRPQFSDGVPLPPEPSSADVPADPYDYPADEGIPDRSGLRASQPAPSPAPAGQPESAASQSGSSAADRRRAEEDEMLAASLEPGQLDRRDAKDIAMELLAKELGARPL; translated from the coding sequence GTGGCTCTGTATCGGAAATATCGTCCCGCCTCCTTCGCCGAGGTTGTCGGCCAGGAACAGGTGACCGGCCCATTGTCGGTTGCGCTGGACACTGGCCGCATCAATCACGCCTACCTTTTCTCTGGTCCGCGTGGTTGTGGCAAAACCTCCTCGGCCCGTATTCTGGCGCGTTCCCTGAACTGCGCGGAGGGTCCGACCTCCCGGCCCTGTGGGGTCTGTAATTCCTGTGTTTCATTGGCGCCGGGTGGCTCGGGCAACCTGGATGTCACCGAGCTTGATGCCGCCAGCCATAACGGTGTCGAGGACATGCGTGAGCTCCGCGATAAGGCACATTATGCTCCCGCGGAGTCCCGCTACCGGGTCTTCATCATCGATGAAGCACACATGATCACCCCGCAGGGTTTCAACGCGATGCTCAAGATCGTGGAGGAACCCCCGGAGCATCTGATCTTCATTTTCGCGACCACGGAGCCGGAGAAGGTGATCGGTACGATTCGTTCGCGTACCCACCATTACCCCTTCCGACTGCTCACCCCGGGTGATATGCGGGGCCTGCTGCAGCGCACCGTCGAGTCCGAGGGGGTGCACGTCCAGGATGAGGTGTACCCCCTGGTCATCGAGGCCGGCGGCGGTTCCCCCCGTGATTCCCTCTCCATCCTGGACCAGCTGGTCGCCGGTTCCGGCCCGGACGGAGTCTCCTATGATGAGGCCCTCGGCCTGCTGGGTGTCACCGACCTTTCGCTTATCGACGCCACGATCGACTGCCTCGCCGTCGATGACAAGGCCGGCCTCTTTCAGGTTGTTGATGATGTTATTGAGGCAGGTCATGAGCCCCGTCGTTTCGTCACCGACCTGCTCAACCGACTGCGGGACCTGATGGTGCTGCGCGCGGTACCGGAGGCCATTGAAATGGGCCTGGTCACCGCACCGACCGCGCGTGCCGAGATCCTGCAGGAGGAGGCCACCAGGTTCAGCGACGCCCAGCTTGCCCACCTGGCGACGCAGGTCAACGCGCGCATCTCGGATATGAAGGGCGCCACCTCCCCCCGCCTGCTGCTCGAGATCCTCATCGCCCACCTGCTGCTGCCTGCAGCTCCCGTCGCCGCCCCCGGTGCAGCGGTAGCTCCGGTCGGTCCGGGGGTCGCGAATGGTCAGGGCACTACCTATGAGCGTCCTTCGGTGCGGCGCGCCCGCGAAGCCGCGGAGAGGGCCGCCCGTGAGGCGTCCACGACACAGAACGTAACGACGCCAGCGGCACCGCAGCCTGTGCCCCAAGAACAACCGCAGCCTGTGCCACAGCCTCTCGCGCAGCAACCGGAAAAGCAACCCACGCAGCAACAACCCGCGCAGCAGGAACCAGCACCGCAGCCCGCGCAGCAGCCTCCCGCACCCCAGGAAGCTCCCCGAACTGTCACCCCGGCCGCTGTCCCGGAGGACGTTGTCGAAGCGGTCCGCACCGAGTGGGCCCGGCTGCGTGTGGAGGTGGGTAAACGCAACAAGGTCGCCGAGATCATGCTCACCGAAGCCCATGTCCTAGGCCTCAAGGAGGACACCCTGGTGTTGGGACACAACACCGGGGCCCTGGCTGGTCGTCTCAATGAGGCCAGCAAGAATGAGGTGATCGTGGCGGTGCTGCGCGATGAGATGGGTCTGAATCTGAAGGTCCATTGCGTGGTGGGTACCAACCCTGAGGCCATGGGTTTCGCGCCTCCCGCCGCGGTGAAGAAAGCCTGGAATCCCAATGAGACCCAGGCTGTCGGTTCTGCCGGTCAACCCCCGCAGGCTTCCCGCCTGCGGGAGCCCGCTGATTCCGCCGAGGAGCCGGCGCAGCCGACCCCAACCCCTGAACCCACCCCGACGCCGCAGCATCCCACCTCAGGTGCGGTGTGGGGTGCTCCGGCTCCGATTGGGGGTGCCCCGCAGGCCCCGAAGAATCCACCCACTCAGCAGGCCACGCCAGCACCGCAGCCGCAGCAGTCGGCCCCCACCTGGGGGAGCCCGGCACCCCTGGGAGGCCCACCTGCCCCAGTACCGCCGGAAGCACCGGAGCCTGCCCCTGAGGTAGTGCCCCAGCCGGAGGAGCCACGCCTGCGACGTTGGGAACAGGCCGCTGCCCGCGGGCAGGCCACGATGGCGCAGCGCGATCAGCGACCCCAGTTCTCCGATGGGGTGCCGTTGCCGCCGGAACCTTCTTCCGCTGATGTGCCTGCTGATCCCTATGATTATCCGGCTGATGAGGGCATTCCGGACCGCAGTGGCCTCCGGGCCTCGCAGCCCGCGCCGAGCCCGGCTCCGGCGGGGCAGCCGGAGTCCGCGGCGTCGCAAAGCGGTTCCAGCGCGGCGGATCGACGACGCGCCGAGGAAGATGAGATGTTGGCGGCCTCCCTGGAACCCGGTCAGCTGGATCGTCGGGATGCGAAGGATATCGCGATGGAGCTTTTGGCGAAGGAGCTGGGCGCGCGGCCGCTGTGA
- a CDS encoding MurT ligase domain-containing protein: MSSERPSMIRSLRARAAVTAAKLATTASRLSGRGAGGMIGGLIANAIDPGILEKLGGNRPTVLVTGTNGKSTTTRMLAAAMRSRYPVATNERGDNMDAGIISALLAGKEASHVVLEVDELHVPKVAERLRPEVMVLLNLTRDQLDRVGEINKIERALRDCINAHPQMLVIANCDDVLMSSVAFDAKNVIWVSAGAGWVGDSVTCPRTQSHIVRDGEDWYALKKLGDGREFRRPTPDWIITDSGLQSPTEKSQLNLQLPGRANRGNAAQAIAAAVEGFGVSFTAALRATEEVESVAGRYSTIHFEGRDVHLLLAKNPAGWQEALSMIDRSAEGLVIAVNGQVADGEDLSWLWDVKFEDFESLPVKAAGERGTDLAVRLTYASVEHDYHRDPLAAIRACPTGRVEVLANYTAFRDLKKALEKENAND; this comes from the coding sequence ATGAGTTCTGAACGACCTTCCATGATCCGGAGCCTGCGGGCCCGGGCCGCGGTCACCGCAGCGAAACTGGCCACCACCGCCTCTCGCCTGAGTGGCCGGGGCGCAGGCGGCATGATCGGCGGCCTGATCGCCAACGCCATCGACCCCGGCATCCTGGAAAAGCTCGGCGGCAACCGCCCCACCGTGCTGGTGACCGGCACCAACGGTAAATCCACCACCACCAGGATGCTGGCGGCAGCGATGCGCAGCAGATACCCCGTCGCCACCAATGAGCGCGGCGACAACATGGATGCCGGCATCATCTCCGCCCTGCTCGCCGGGAAAGAGGCCAGTCATGTGGTGCTCGAGGTCGATGAGCTGCACGTACCCAAGGTGGCTGAGCGCCTCCGACCCGAGGTGATGGTGTTGCTCAACCTCACCCGCGACCAGCTGGACCGCGTCGGTGAGATCAACAAGATCGAACGTGCCCTGCGGGACTGCATCAACGCCCACCCTCAGATGCTGGTCATCGCCAACTGTGATGATGTCCTCATGAGCTCCGTCGCCTTCGACGCGAAGAATGTCATCTGGGTGTCCGCCGGGGCTGGCTGGGTCGGTGATTCCGTCACCTGCCCCCGCACCCAGAGCCACATCGTCCGGGATGGCGAGGACTGGTACGCCCTCAAGAAACTTGGCGACGGCCGCGAGTTCCGCCGCCCCACCCCGGACTGGATCATCACCGACTCCGGCCTGCAGAGCCCCACGGAGAAATCCCAGCTCAACCTGCAGCTGCCCGGCCGAGCCAACCGCGGCAACGCCGCCCAGGCCATCGCCGCCGCCGTCGAAGGCTTCGGGGTGTCCTTCACCGCGGCGCTCCGCGCCACGGAGGAAGTGGAATCCGTGGCCGGGCGTTACTCCACCATCCACTTCGAGGGCCGCGATGTACACCTCCTGTTGGCCAAGAACCCCGCCGGCTGGCAGGAAGCCCTCTCCATGATCGACCGCAGTGCCGAAGGACTGGTCATCGCCGTCAACGGCCAGGTCGCCGATGGGGAAGACCTCTCCTGGCTCTGGGACGTGAAATTCGAGGACTTCGAATCCCTGCCCGTCAAGGCCGCCGGGGAACGCGGCACCGACCTTGCGGTCCGCCTGACCTACGCCAGTGTGGAACATGACTACCACCGCGACCCCCTGGCCGCGATCCGTGCCTGCCCCACCGGGCGGGTCGAGGTCCTGGCCAACTACACCGCGTTCCGCGACCTGAAGAAGGCCCTGGAGAAGGAGAATGCCAATGACTGA
- a CDS encoding arsenic resistance protein, whose protein sequence is MPGLVAWLEKHQVACYLLALLAGALIGLGFPEISGPAEKAINPVLGLLLYATFLAVPFSRLGPALKDWRFLGTVLGLNFLVVPLVVWMLSRLVAGEEVLLVGMLFVLLAPCIDYVIVFTGLAGGAQGRLLAATPVLMLAQMLLLPFFLWLMAGPEVMGVVEWEPFLSAFIWLILVPLLAAGLTQAGAARTVLGQQISDAVGAAMVPLMMATLAVVVASQIHGVSQELGSLLLMVPIYLLFALIMVLLGLLTGKVVGLDAPGRSALIFSGVTRNSLVVLPLVLALPAGFELAGLVVVTQTLVELVIMVMLVRLLPKLMAGA, encoded by the coding sequence GTGCCCGGGCTGGTGGCCTGGCTGGAGAAACACCAGGTGGCCTGCTATTTGCTGGCACTGCTGGCAGGTGCCCTGATCGGCCTCGGATTCCCGGAAATCTCAGGGCCTGCGGAGAAAGCCATCAACCCGGTGCTCGGGTTGCTGCTCTACGCCACCTTCCTGGCGGTGCCTTTCTCCCGGCTTGGCCCGGCACTCAAGGACTGGCGTTTCCTGGGCACTGTGCTGGGGTTGAACTTCCTCGTTGTCCCCCTGGTGGTCTGGATGTTATCCAGGCTGGTGGCAGGGGAGGAGGTGCTGTTGGTCGGAATGCTCTTCGTCCTGCTGGCACCGTGCATCGACTATGTCATCGTCTTCACCGGCCTGGCGGGTGGGGCACAGGGGAGACTGCTGGCCGCCACCCCGGTACTCATGCTCGCCCAGATGCTCCTGTTGCCTTTCTTTCTCTGGCTCATGGCCGGACCTGAGGTGATGGGAGTGGTGGAGTGGGAACCTTTCCTCAGTGCCTTCATCTGGCTGATCCTGGTTCCGCTGCTCGCGGCCGGCCTGACCCAGGCCGGGGCGGCCAGGACTGTGCTGGGACAGCAGATTTCGGATGCGGTGGGGGCGGCGATGGTGCCGCTGATGATGGCGACCCTGGCTGTGGTCGTGGCCTCCCAGATCCACGGGGTGAGTCAGGAACTGGGTTCATTGCTCCTGATGGTTCCCATCTATCTCCTTTTCGCCCTGATCATGGTGCTTCTGGGACTGCTGACCGGAAAAGTGGTGGGGTTGGATGCTCCGGGGCGAAGTGCCCTGATTTTTTCCGGGGTGACCCGTAATTCACTGGTGGTGCTGCCCCTGGTGCTAGCACTGCCGGCAGGTTTTGAGCTGGCAGGACTGGTGGTGGTCACCCAGACCCTGGTGGAGCTGGTGATCATGGTGATGCTGGTCCGGTTGCTGCCGAAACTTATGGCCGGGGCCTGA
- a CDS encoding YbaB/EbfC family nucleoid-associated protein: MSQPDMSQLLAQAQQMQAQLQQAQQEIIASTVVGEAGNGLVSVSMSGGGTVSEIKIDPKVVDPEDIETLQDLLTGAFNDAHQKVADLAQEKMGPLSQGMGGEELGGLFG; this comes from the coding sequence ATGTCTCAGCCGGATATGTCCCAGCTCCTCGCCCAGGCCCAGCAGATGCAGGCTCAGCTGCAGCAGGCACAGCAGGAGATCATCGCAAGCACCGTCGTCGGTGAGGCCGGCAATGGTCTGGTTAGCGTGTCTATGAGCGGTGGCGGCACCGTCTCCGAGATCAAGATTGATCCGAAGGTCGTTGACCCGGAGGACATCGAGACCCTGCAGGACCTGCTGACCGGCGCCTTCAACGACGCCCACCAGAAGGTCGCTGACCTGGCTCAGGAGAAGATGGGCCCGCTGTCCCAGGGCATGGGTGGCGAGGAGCTGGGTGGCCTCTTCGGCTAA
- a CDS encoding suppressor of fused domain protein, which produces MNLEEGAYWVNSLFPVDLGFHRVDDFHVGCANLGDSQQLACSADFGRVDTGLITQDQGGQTVEVRSELFTIGRVDEIAAARVVGAAAAFLRAAKGSIPAQPGSLIPGLGVLAELDEKFTVRHGLLSVPYVWGREVPQMTEAAGDVHGEETGEAGRLTVMLQIILLTDDERDFALTYGIGDLQQELTRTGVDLLDWQR; this is translated from the coding sequence ATGAATCTGGAGGAAGGGGCCTACTGGGTCAACTCGCTCTTCCCCGTTGATCTGGGCTTCCATCGTGTGGATGATTTTCATGTCGGCTGCGCGAATCTGGGGGATTCGCAGCAGCTGGCCTGTTCGGCTGATTTCGGTCGGGTGGACACCGGGCTGATCACCCAGGATCAGGGTGGCCAGACGGTGGAGGTGCGCAGTGAGCTCTTCACCATCGGCCGGGTCGATGAGATTGCCGCGGCCCGCGTGGTGGGGGCGGCCGCCGCTTTTCTCCGAGCCGCCAAGGGCAGCATCCCGGCCCAACCGGGCAGTCTGATCCCGGGGTTGGGTGTGCTGGCAGAGCTGGATGAGAAGTTCACCGTCCGTCATGGCCTGCTTTCGGTGCCTTATGTCTGGGGCCGGGAGGTTCCCCAGATGACTGAGGCTGCCGGGGATGTCCATGGTGAGGAAACCGGGGAGGCGGGTCGGTTGACGGTGATGCTGCAGATCATCCTGCTCACCGATGATGAACGGGATTTCGCCCTGACCTACGGGATCGGGGATCTGCAGCAGGAACTGACCCGGACCGGGGTGGATCTGCTGGACTGGCAGCGCTGA